A region of the Dreissena polymorpha isolate Duluth1 chromosome 6, UMN_Dpol_1.0, whole genome shotgun sequence genome:
AAAGAGGGTCTGAAAATGTGAACATatgtgtagcaattataatattaaataacgaacatatgtttttcatgtaaaacaaCAGTTGCctcattttaaattataatgcAAAGCCGTTTTCAAAACACAGTGCCAAAATACTGaagattcatttatttttgttgtcatgaaactTAGTAAATTCATTAAATCTGGCATTTTCGCGTCATATTGAGTACGTggattttttaatacatgtagtctGATATAAGGCTTCGGAAACTAACGTTCGCTGTACATTTGAAATCGATGCTGAGAGGACCAATGAAAATTAGTGTCCGacaaataatattgatttcacaataCTTATCAGTTACCGACCCGGGttaaaaagtaatatatatatacaaagccTGTATTTGAGCCTATTAGATTGGTCATTTGGGCCAGCAAGACTTCCAACTGACAAATTACAGGGCACATATCGATGTGCTTATTACAAATTACAGGGCACATATCGATGtgcttatttgttaaaaatatacgtATAAATTATATCATAGACAGTGTTAGAGAATTATCTTTTTGAATACACAGTACATTAGCACACAAATGTAATTATGGATTATCATAACATAACCTAAGTGAAgcatatacacacaataaaaagccaaattgaattgcttaaaaaaagataaaattaatGGTGTATGCGAACAGAAGATTGTTATTGAgacaaaaaaaacactgtaatgcGTATGTACACACTTTTACAATAATTAACTCTAAGCTGAAAGAATGTGTAACCACAATCCATATTAATGGTAGAAAGTTTTTAGCGGGAGTAGAAAAATCAGAATTGTTATTACATGGGAAGCCGCAATCAGTCCAGTGGAGATCGGCATGCTCAGTCTGTTTCCAATCCTGTCAACTAGAAATCCCCCCAACAGCGAGGACGGTATGTTTGTCCACTGTAGCGTGGAGTAGAAGCCCATGTATTGCGTCTCTGATATGCCCATGTCCTCGATGACATGCTGTTGGATACCAGAAGGACTGTCATAGCAAATGTAGTCCCCTAAAATCCATTATTTCAAGTTCATAGCGACAAACGTACATGTATACACGTTTACAGcaaagcatacatgtatattgttaataCAATACTTCATCATAACTACATCGccttaaacatgtaaaattaatttaTAGAAAACAATGATTCAATTTCATTTTTGACCGTTGTACTAAGTAGGTACCCTTACACCAGTAAAACAGTACTcgttttaacaaattgcaataaaaacatcaaaattgcATGGAAATTGGTGTTTTTTCTCTTGTCTGCTATATAACGAAAATATTGTGAAACAATTAAACTACCAGTTAGGTATAAATGTATATAGTGGTAAACAACACATCGTTCATACACGAAAGTGGTCCGTTGCAAATCTTTTATGTAAGGACATGCCAACATGCCAACCCAAAGTAAATTTCCAATTAAAACCATGTCTTGTTTCAATTTGATAAACTTACCTGTAAGGACTATGCACAGCAACAAAAGAAAGAAACATCGAAACAGCTTTGAAAATCTTTCAGTTGGTGTACCACCATCCCCAGTAACGTCCGTATGTCCAACAACGTTTGAACTGACGTCAGTCAAACTAGACGTTGATTGCTCACATACATCGATTTGCACATGACAGATATTATAAACAGCAGTGTGGAAATCCAGATCATCATCTTCTTCCGAATCTCTGGATATTTCTTGAGCGTCGTCAGTTCGAGTATAAGAATTGCGAACATCAGATCTATTTGCAAGCAGCGGAGATTTTTCACTCACTTTCTCCATCACATTCTTATTCAGTTAAACACGCCAATCAGTCATTACGTTCAAAACATCGAAGAGTTCCAACCATGTGCAAATATTGAGACATTTATATTGCAATCTTTAGAAACTATGTTCCAGCGTCTTCACTTCGATATAAAACTAATACATTCCATGCATATATGATTTATTTAGACTAAATGACTTGCAGCTTTTCAATGCAGCAGCAATCCTCGGATGTTGTggatttgttgtattttttacgGTACCGATATTGAATTATAAATGTATTCAAAATTATCTATCAATGTACGATCTTTGGTAATAATTTAGCAGAACTAACTTAGTATGAAAGGTATCGGGTAAGTTCGGCGTGACAATCGTTCGCCCTAATTTCATTCGCCCTCTAGAATACTATAAAGGCAttgaacaaaatacaatttaaaatcaatcgATTTGATATTTTGCAACAAAGTGCATTTTAAGAAAGAGTTAAAAAGGGGCctcttcacagattttggcatgtattaaagtttgtcattaaatgttttatatcgataaatttaaacattggatctaaatatCTACAGTAAATTAtgaagaataacatttaaaaaaatgtaaccgtcaacagggctcgaaccactgacccctggagtcctggagtaaaaagtatccCATTTAGacaactcgaccatccgtgctcatgcgatcagtgaggtattttatacttaatatacgcaatcctcgtagtttcataaaatgtaacgacaacaaaactctccaaattattaattcgtttcgacttgcaacgcttaataaattttcatgtttttaaatcgccaaaagatgcatataatggctattttaagcatggtaaatgttcagtattactgtttcctcacaaatatcataactaagacaaaaatttgcgaatctgaaacaactttttttatttttgtcaatttaccaaaacgtgaagaggcccctttaaaggaagtATGTGTTGCTTTTTCATATGTACACACGTTTACACATTTActcaatatttattgtgtttgagAGCAATaatgagttattatttaatttgataacTAGCAGTCTTACAGACAGATGGACAAACGGACGGAGACAGACAGATatacagactgacaaacagacagacagacggacggacggacttacGGACGGACATACCTACAGAAAGACAGATGAacgttttaaaatacatttattaaaatcatgAATGGATGCTCGAAAcataataatactaattaataaataataataacataatacacaacattattttattacatttatttaacgtcATCGACAATAAATTTTAATCCTGGCATTGAGTAGAAGCTATTTCACCTTACTTTTACAAAACTTGAACATAACTTATCAAGCATACGGTGTTTATATTACATGTAAagatattaaatttgtattttgttgagaTAAAAGCCTTTTACACACAATGGCATGCATATAAGCATTAAACAATACCAGCTTGCAGACTGATAAAATCATTAATTATAATGCCATACACATACTTGTCTTACAAaagaatacataattattttgtaacaaaacaaaaaGCTCCATACAATACACATTTgctttatttgtttcatttgcaTTCGTCTGGTTATAATAATAAGGGCGAAGATTAGGAGAAAACAGGACGAACGCGCCAATATTCAAACGGTAAGGCAGTGAAGACATTGTTAACTCACACCATCATTTATCTGAGTTTcaagaaaaacatgaaaattgcATTTGCATAACAGACACGAGGGTTCAATATCGAACATAAGTTTATTCATTAATCATAGTATTACGGACTAACATTAGATTGGATCAATGATTTCAGCAAAATGATAAACTCTTCGACTTCGTAACATGTAGACTCGTTGTACTCATTGAATGACTGtataatttattgaataatattacatttatacaaaTGCACCACTTACTTAGTTACTATTAATTTCTCAACAAATCACTGCATCACTTGGTTAACATAACAAATAGTTATTTAATACATCCGACAATGAAAATTGATGCGCACATtggcctttgtttacattttgcttaTTTAGGTGGCGAATTACATACAAAGGGGAGTAACTGGTGAAATATTACAATTGTCGGTTGCATTGCTGATGCATTGTGTACATTTGTAGTTAACGAGATTGATGTAAAATATCGAGCAAATGTTTCGAAACTCACaattcttttaattattttaatcatcAACGAAGATTCTTCAAACGTTCCTTTCTGCTGAGATTCAATCCTCCTCCTGAAAATGAACAAACATACGATACTTATTTTGGTCATGACTTATCAATAGTTGTactatattatacaatataaagaaatgactgaacaaaatatacaaagctctgcagaattaatttaatttaacggAAATGCTTTTATTCCTACACTTGCATGCACAATCGTTGTGTCATTTAATTAAGGGATCAGTGTAGATTTGATCACTCAATCCGGAATTTACTGTACACGGGATAGGTGTTTTTACCAAAAATACCAGCAAACAAAGCATTACGAAAAATAATTGATGATTCAAGCACGTCACCTAACTTGTATCATGTTTTGCTTGCGGTAAGTCGTACATGCATCGTTCTTTTTAAAATCGTTATTGtggtatattttaaacaaatcccTGAATATTCCCCTTAACTCGTGTTTCCTAcgatattttcagaaatagtaacACGCGAGAAACATAACTAAACAACGTAGGCATACCACGCGACGAATCCACAGTGTATAGTACCGCAGCAGTTATTAATGCACctgaaaatcaaaaacaaaatatccatatgtaaatcaacaaaattaaaaatatatatatgtttaatgtacACATGACATAAGTGTTATTTTCAGAATTTACCTCAAGTCTGTTTTTACATTCGATCCAAATGATTTGCACGAGTACAATGTGTATGATTATTATGTACTGTTGTGGTTTGGCAATGTACAATGAAGTTATGCAATTCAAAAcattaatgaaattaaaaaaaaatacatatgggTATACATCGAGTGTCTAACGTGAATCATTCTCTGTTAtcatattgtaaattaaattgTGTCAAACTTCATTTTCCCCTTCATTCTGCCAGTTACTAGCAACACATATAATCTGATCTTATTATCAGTTAGCCGCGTTAGCCGGCTGATCTTTAACTGGAAAACTTGGAAAAGGTTATTGAATGCCCCCGATTAAAAAATACAGTCAATTTCGTCCGATTTATTTGTTAAGAAAactttttctgtgtttaacaCGAAAACTTAACTCGAGAATGAATAGAATCACTTGCATTTTCACATATActaaaattttattaatttagcgTCGCAATATATTAGAAATTAGCTTtaattttagttgcaattttCCCCAATACCGAAACGTCTTCTCCAATAAGGAAACACGTAATCTTATTTCTGAGAACAAAGGTCAGCGACCGTGATGTAGGTTTTCATTTCTAAAACAATGCATGTTTAAAAGAtagataaaaaaatgttttaataccaAACGCTATATATATCTCAATATGTGTATAACCATACTACACAGTAAGTTAACAGAAGTGACACAGATCAGACCCCATTGAAACACTAAGCACAACACTTTCTGGAATAGTTCCAATGGCATTTGTAATGAAATGTATACCAATGTTTAATGACAAAATGATGGACCCAGTATGTACATGGGCTGAAAACACCGCCACCAGAGCTTGAGTGAACGATCCAAACGTGAATCattattcttaaaaataaaaattagtttGAAGACACGAATTAATTGATAATGTTTACATCCACATCAAATTCAACTGTAAACTTAATATTTAGCACCGGTGATACACATCGCATTCTTTTTAAATGCTCGGGTAGCAGGTTGATACAACGCCATAATCTTTGTTTCGGATAACAGGttgataaatatatcattttcttTCTAAAATAATAAAGAGGGTGTCACACTATTAATCATAATTTTTGGTTTCGCTTTTGGAATTTTCCGATATTGGGGAATCGACTATACTCGTATTTTATATACCACGTCAtacacagggtgcaggatcacgtgacctTGTTGGGTTCccaaattaaacgttaatggatgtaaacacaccggtaagtgctgctttttttccaaattactttttaaaaactTTTGTCTTCAGATTTTAAACTACTGTAGTTCATAAACGACAGATTTtcatgctgcttatggcaatgtgaaatacatcggaattactttattcaataagccagtgttcttgttcaaaacttCAATGTTTACTGCACGATTATGcatcacgcaacgtgaaattgttTCACCGATTGCAGACGTATTCTAGGATTTATTCtaataccttaagatatcggtaCAAACTGCAagggaaaaaaagaaaatgaacacGTCATACATACATAGACAATACACAATATTAGTGTTCTGTACATCCCGGTGGTACACATTTTTAAGTATCAACCCTTTAAACATAGACAATCCACAATATCACTGTTCTGCACACACCAACGGTACACGTTATGAAGTATCAACCCTCTATATATAGACAATACACAATACCACTGCGCTGTAAATACAGCCGGTACACGTTATGAAGTATCAACCCTCCATACATAGACAAGACACAATACCAATGTGCTGTACATACTGGCTGTACACGTTATGAAGTATCAACCCTCATTACATATACAATACATAATACCACTGTGCTGTACATACCGGCGGAACACGTTATGAAGAAAACCTCCAGTATTAGGTATCCCATGGTGTCAACTATGTAACCAACCAAGTAGTTATCAGCCGCCTGTCCCAGTGACAACACGGTATTCACCCTTCATGAAAGAAAGTAATTTGGCTTTGCATTACATCAAAAGGGCATTCTTCATGAACGAAAGGACTccagtttttgaattatttaaaaaggaTGATTATCATAAGCTCTAATTCgtttatttaatatgcatgtcATTACAACCATTAATTGGGGGTCTGGAAGACTTAAACATTCGGCATTAAATCTCTACGTAAATTGTTTACATACGTACAGCCCATATGCCGTCCCTAAATTATGTTGGGGTACCACACGGGAAACCAGCGGCCACGCAGCTGTTGTATATAGTGAATACCCAATGCCTAACATTATCTGAAAACAAAGGtaaaacaatgattttcaatCGAGTGATATAAAGTTTTTTATGTAACTTCTAAGTGTGTTATTCAGGTTGAACATTTTGCTGTCATGCAAATCATATAGCACGTAATTCTAAACCAGAGCATTTAAACAAAGAGTAATCGAACGTACGCGTCCAGGGATGTAACAGGATTTTACTTTTGCATGGTTTTCCTTAAAGATGCAGAAAGAAATTTCACATTGTCGCTAAAATATCCGAATAATAAACTCCATTGACGTAATTAGGAGATAGAGTATTGTTTATACCTgctagtattttatataaaatattaacacaGTGATACTTCGGCTTCACCAGTTGGTGCGAAACCTTATCATACCATTCATTCTCATATTTTATGGCAAAGCACTATAATTGCCAAACAATAAGACTCAATACCACATTAAACTTTATGACACACAAGTACACAACAATAATGAATAATCGAGACCCTTCTACAAATGACTCATCCAAcaagaaatacacacacacacacatatattagtcTTACCACACAAATATACGGTTCTGTGTAAGTGAACGCCAAGAGCACATGACTTCCTAGCGAGAGAATGATGCCAGACAACATCCAGGACATGTTCTTTCCCACCTTGTCGATTGCAAGGCCGAATATTGGCATAGTGATGGTCGCTAGGAGGTAAACCATACTGCCAAATGAAATTGTTTATTGTCACATACAAGGAAGATCTTTGATCGAACTATATGTCTAATTCCAATGAAAGTAATGAAGTAGTTTCTCATGTTCCGTATCATAGTACAATGAAATTGGCAAAATGGGATCATTTTGCgaatttatttcattaaacaaattgtttcattggtcagcatttttttataaaagaaagtgtTTAGTCGTTTACTAACATGTGAtaacaaaaactgtaaaaatgttttatgttcgTTACTTTTGTTATTTACTCGTTCCGGTAATTACTTCATATAATCgcaaaatactttttaacaataaaGCTCCCGAAACTCGGTTAATAAGATACGAACGACATCGGATGAGATCCTGTATATATACACCTTTTAGAATGCAGCTACATGTGGTAAAGATATGTTGAAACAACTACTATATTCAGTAACCTCTTTCAGGTGCAAGTATTTACTAACATTTTCCTCGTTAAGAGTAATACGTTATTAATGAAAGCTAGGTAGTTATTAACACAAAAATCTACCTGTTTATGTTGTCCGCTTGGTCGGCATTTCGGCCATATTTAGTTTCAAAGAACACtctgaaatataaaatatgtatataattgcATTGGGTTATGTTTTAACATACATCCTGAgtgtatatatgtaaaataatataaagatCTTAACTGAATACAACTTAATTTGGGTGTcagaatttttcatttatatgtcagcgtgaaatatttttatttaatgtgatGTATTTATCTGAGTGAAATGAAATTTGAAATCTAGTatcattaaatattattgatTGTGTTTGATATTGAATGATTAAGCATGATACCTTTAAGAATTGTATTAACTTTAACTATGTTGTTTCTTTAAACAATACTaatgatatttaagaaaaaaacgtTTACGTATTTTAAACCAGTGATAAAAAGTgaagtaaatatattttgtttataatagttATACTTGATACATCATGTATGTCTGAGACTTGGTATACCTATGTATCATAGACATGCGTATAGTTAATAGTTTATGTTCTGACACATGTACAGTCTTCATATCGCACCTAGGTCTAGTATTTCATAACTTACTGCCCCTGTGCCACAAACGGCATAAGTTGAAGGTAGTAAATGGCGGTTGTTACGCTGATCAGCCAAAATGAGGCTGAGAAATGCTTAACGTCCGATATCTTCATCGCTTCAACGTTTTCTTGGAGACAAAATGCAGTTTCACATGTTAAATACAGTAGTTGATAACGCTCGTTAAATATagataatatttattgaacaacTTACAGTGTAAAGAAAATAATTCAGCGTACTGTGTGTGCAAAATAGGATATAAGTTGCATTATGCAGATACAAGTGATAGTTGTAATTAAgctttataattataataccaTACATGTAAATATCtacttatataaatatacatcGCATATACATAAAACCTAAAAGCACGTTCTGTCTTAAAGTCGGTTATCTTAATTATACTATAAAAGCAAATGTAACACACTATTACAGTTTCGGTGTTGCTAACAcaattaattaactaattatttatatcatatataatatgaACGAAGTTAAAATTAAGGTGCACCAGCAGATGAGAAAACTTTATAATAGCACTTGGTCATTAGTTAATAGAGAAACCCGAGTGCTAAACATTGTGATACAACTTAAAAGTAATATCACTAGAAACAATATACAAACATGCAACAAGTAAAACGATTAATAAGTATTTAGCCGCGCTATTATAGTCCATTCAATGACGTACCTTTTGACTTTGTATGTAATCCTAGGTTATGGTGGTGGTTGAAAGTGTCTGCCCGTCGGTCGAGGATGGACAAAATTACAGCAGAGACCGCAGACACAAGGGCAACACCCGAACCTGATAAATATGAGTCGTATTGGCAGAGACGTAATGAAAGTCagtgttttttaagtttaaataccACATGTTAGTCTGATAGCAACAGAGGGAAGACGTAAACCCGATTATGCAAACCTTTCAACGTAGCAAGATGTATACAGCAATATAATGCATGAATAAACAAATGACCATTGTGTCATTAAGAGTGGTTTTCTAGTTAAAATGACACGTGTATAAACAAATGATATGTGTATGCTTAACAGTATTTATAAATACATCTAAATAATAGGTGAGTTGAGAATTGATAGTTCACAAACGCCCTCCGTAACTGTGTAATTTACCGTAAAGCATTATGCATATTAATTTCCGATATGAAATGTGACAATCACTTTTACATGCGGTTTAAAGAATAGCGGCATGAAAAACACATTTCTATTATTATGGAATAATCATCATATCAGCTGGTAGAGTGATGTACTAGTATCCCGCGGCTGTGGGCTCGAGTACCATACCAGTATTTAGTAAattaataaacagtatttatgtAAAAATCCGGAATTATTTAGTTGAATCTCAATAATTCGTAATGGTTATTTGGCTTATTATACAGATGATACCTTACAAATGTCaattatgttactattttaagaAAGATATCTAATGCATGAATATAATATACATGGATAACACAAATCACGTGCGTTGTGACAAAGGTGATAATTAAGCTTGAACATTAAGAAAGTTCACGTTGTAGTGAAAAATGGACTACGAACAATATCCGGCATGCCCAATTACATCGACGGAAGCGTTTAAAACCAGATTTAAACATTAATTTCAGAACAGACCATCTAATGGAATATAACCACCCCGTAATCACTTGCCAACGAGTAATGTCACTCCGAGACATGTGGGTTGATCAAACACGTTGGAGAAATACTCGTAGATTGGGACCATCACATTGATAGTAAGGACGCTGCTCTGAAACAAACACGGTAACTGTTATTCAGTCATTTATTCAGTCATTTATGGGATGGTACGCGCTGTTATCCTATGTATACAACAACATAAAAAGTTATGGTTTAGATTGACTGTTTAATAACATCACTTGTGTGTTACACATGCACGATTTGTTGGTTTCCATGGACTTTGGTTTCCATGGACTTATTAGCAATCAATAAATTGTTGTGATTCGTAATACGTTAAAATGTGCATACTCGATTGTCCTGTCGTGCCGCACTGACTTTAAGCACCTAAATCGTTCGTCATAACCGACTTAATCATTTAAAGACTTATACATTCGTGTTCGATATGCATCAATTGACCTACAGATGCGCCCCTGCCATTCTTGATTTTTATAATGGATATTGTGTGCTCGCAAATCTTGCATCGGACTTATATAGCTTATATAGTATTGCTTTCTTTTGCTTGACACTAGTGTACCTACCAATATTGTGTTCTTTTGCTGCACATGCACACTCTCAACTTTCGCTTTCTCGTGCTGGACATACAGTTGTGTGCTCACCAATTTCGCTCTTTTTTGCTTGATCTAAACGTGTGCACGCACCCATTTTGCTGTCTTTTAGTGACCTTTTTCACCATTCTTAATTAATTTAACTGGACATTGGCATGTGTATACACCAATCGTGCTTTCTTTTACTGACCCTTTCATGTTCAACTCACCAATATTGCTGTTTTTATTGGACCCACACTTATGTATTCATCCTCGTTGCTTTCTTTTGCTTGACATTCACTTGTGTAACTACCTACtagtgttttgctttttttgATGCACC
Encoded here:
- the LOC127833774 gene encoding major facilitator superfamily domain-containing protein 1-like isoform X2; translated protein: MSDQPNERTPLLEEGQQGSLDEKGYKGTCVVALKNASDNMPASLPSTITQTTEAFSADINNDTSSQAPDDKINGQLCLPSSTCSRYTVLVFICLIGMGDYWCNDSPASLQNYILSDMRISQVQYMGFYSTIQWASILSCLIGGFMVDKVGIRASLTVSAFLLVVAHTIFALGAMHGQYWVMWASRALFGFVEGPVAIANDNMAVKWFRQKELNMVMGLKISAARLSSVLTINVMVPIYEYFSNVFDQPTCLGVTLLVGSGVALVSAVSAVILSILDRRADTFNHHHNLGLHTKSKENVEAMKISDVKHFSASFWLISVTTAIYYLQLMPFVAQGQVFFETKYGRNADQADNINSMVYLLATITMPIFGLAIDKVGKNMSWMLSGIILSLGSHVLLAFTYTEPYICVIMLGIGYSLYTTAAWPLVSRVVPQHNLGTAYGLVNTVLSLGQAADNYLVGYIVDTMGYLILEVFFITCSAGALITAAVLYTVDSSRGGGLNLSRKERLKNLR